The nucleotide window CCGTGGTTTGTTCAGGGTGTTGTCATGGAGCGTGCTCGAAGCGATGCCAAAATCCATCAGGACGGCAGATCCATCCGCTCGGAAAAGAATATTGTCCGGCTTTACGTCGCGGTGAATGAAGTAATGTTCGCCCGCATAGTGAAGTGCGCTGGCCAGCTGCCGCACTACGGTTTCAGCCTCTTCCTCTGTCATACCATTTCTGATGCGCGTTTTGAGGCTGCCCCCAGTCACATATTCCATGCTGAGGTAGTAGTAGCCCTCAAATTCTCCCACGTCATAAACGGGGACGATGTGAGGGTGATTCAGGCTGGCAACGGTTCTTGCTTCACGCATGAACTGCTCGGCAAAGCGGGGCTCGACGGCGAGTGCCGGGCTGAGAATCTTGATGGCTACCGGGCGTTCGAACGAGTTTTGGGTGGCAAGAAACACATGGGCCATGCCGCCTTTACCAAGGCGTTCGGTGATGCGATAACCGGGAAGTCTCAATGCCATGTCTAGTGTATGCGTTGTGCTGAGTATCAACGCATTTGTACAGGGTTCATTCCTTGCCGTACAGGGCTTTCATTTCTGCTTCTGATTTTCTTGCCTGCGCCACCTTGGCTTCAAGGCGCTTCTTCTGGCGATCCAGCCCCAGGAAGAAGTTGACCTTGCTTTGCAACAACATGGGATCGATGGGCTTGAAGAGGTAGTCCACCGCGCCAGTGCGGTAGCCTTCCTGCACAAAGCGGGTTTCCTTGGAAATGGCGGTAACGAAAATGATCGGCACATTCTCGGTGCGCTTGTTGGAGCGCATCAGTTTGGCCACTTCGAAACCATCCATTCCCGGCATCTGAACGTCCAGAAGTACCAGCGCATAGTCATGCTTGAGCAGCTTGGCCAGGGCTGCATTGCCGCTGCTGACGCTATCCAGTTCGCAGTCCAGGTCCTCCAGCACCACTTCAAGGGCAACAAGATTCTGTGGCGTATCATCTACCATCAAGACGCGGGACGCAGGGAGTGCCGGTTCGTCGTTGATAAAATCGCTGGAAGACATGGTGGTAATCCGGTCGTAGTCAAATGGTATTGGCTAATCTTTTGGGACTAGTGTCTGCAATAATATCAATATTTCGGCCCAAGGTCTTCGGCCCGTTCGGCCAATTTCCACTGCTGTACTGCCACCTGCTGCTTGATTTGCTCAAGAATGTCGAGAAGGGTGTCGCGGAGCAGATCATCAAGCTGCTCGCCATCGCCGCGGGCAGCGTCCAGAACATCATGCAGCAGCTGTTCAAGTTGGGGGCGGTTGGCCGGTGTTGCCAGATCGTCTACCAGCTGGTCCACGAAAGCGCTGCCTGTTTCGCGAACCGCCTCCCCCAGCAGGGCAATGGCGCGTGGGCCGGCAACCGGGATAGCGGCAAGACGTCGTCCTGCCTGGGTGCGCGTAATGGCTTCATCGGTCAAGTGGGCAAAATAACCCGCCAGGTCAACGCGATACTCGCTGTGGGTCTTGCGTGTGGCCTCGGCGATTCGTTCAGCCACGAAGCTCACCAGTCGTTCCTGTCGTGGCGCCAGCACCTCCTTTTCGATCCGGTGCAGCAAGGGGCTGCCGCCGCCGACCTCGCGTTGGGCGCCACTCAGCACCTGCATCACAACCCGATCTGAGACTTCTTCCACAACGATGTTGTAGTACTTGAGCAGCGTCTGCCCGAGCCAGGTCTGCGACAGGTCCACAATCCCCATGCGCTGCAGGCGGAACAGCAGGTTGACCACCCGCAGTATTCGTAGCCACCGGAAGCTCCCCACCGGAATGCAGCCCAAAAGGTCATACCAGTGGGCAAAAGGATAAAAGAACCAGCGGTGGTAAGTGCCCCGGGCAATTGCCACGCCCCAACGGAGGGTGAATTCGGTCAGGTAGACGGCAACAAAACACAGGTCATAGAACAGGAAATCAGCGTGGATGGTGTCACGGTAGAAGGTGTGAAAAGCCGGGGTGTGTGCAGCCAGCAGATTCTGGAACAGAGACACCTGGAAAAGCCAGTCGAACAGGATCAGCGCCAGGTTGGCAATCACCAGTGCGATCATGAACAGATCAATGAGAAACCCGAGAGTATCCAGATTCGCTTTAAGCTTTTCCGGGTGCAGTCTGATTTTCATGACTTGAAACTGGCCCACACGGGACAATGGTCAGAGGGCTTTTCCATACCCCGCAGCTCATAGTCCACGCCGGTATGTTTGAGCTTCTTCATCAGAGGGGCTGTGGCGAGCAGGGTATCGATGCGTAAACCTCGACGCGGCTCGCGCTCAAATCCTTTGGAACGGTAGTCAAACCAGCTGAAGATGTCATCAGTTTCAGGGTTCTGGTGGCGGAAGGTGTCGGTCAGGCCCCAGCCCACCAGACGGTCCCACCATTCCCGCTCCTCGGGCAGGAAGCTGGTCTTGCCCTCGCGCAGCCAGCGCTTGCGGTTGGCCTCACCAATACCGATGTCCAGATCCGTTGAAGAGATGTTGAAATCCCCCATTACCACGACCTGCTCGTTCGGCTTGTGGCTCTGCTCCAGATAGCCCTGAAGGTCCTCATAGAACTTCTTCTTGGCAGGGAACTTGGTCGGGTGCTCCCGGTTTTCACCCTGGGGGAAATAGCCATTGAGCACCGTTGTAGTGGTGCCGTCGCTATTTCGTAGAGTGCCGATGATCATACGGCGCTGGGCTTCTTCACCGTCATCAGGAAAACCGTACTGTACATTTTCCAGTGGTTCGCGGCTGATTAGCGCAACGCCGTAGTGGCCTTTCTGGCCGTGATAGTAGGGGTGGTAGCCCATGTCACGGACAGCCTGCTCCGGAAACTCGGGGTCATGGACCTTGGTTTCCTGCAGGCCGATCAATGTCGGCTGGTACTTGTCGATGACCGCCTGCAGCTGGTGAAGACGTGCTCGAATTCCGTTGATATTGAAAGAAATCAGGGTCATAGGGGCCTCCTTGGTGGTCGCATTGTACACGAACGATTGTCCTTGGCAGGCCCGGATCTGGCGTTTTCAGACATGGATAGGTTGGAACGGACTTGGCTATGATGTTCCCTTCGCCGCTTTGTATCTCAGGAGTAAGGATGTCTGCAGTGACCGACGAGAAACCGGTACTTGCCTTTGCGCATGCCAACGGTATACCTGGCCACAGTTATGATACGTTTCTCGCTCCGCTTGAGGATTGCTACCAGCTCTTCATCATTGACCGGCTTGGTCATGACCCTGCCTACCCGGTAGATGCACAGTGGCACAGCTTGAGCCTGGAGCTGGAGGCCCGGTTGGCCCCCTTGCCGAAACCGATTGTAGGGATGGGGCATTCACTGGGTTCTGTGCTCATGTACCTGGTTGCCCAGCGTCATCCTGAATGGTTCTCCTGTCTGCTGATGCTGGATCCCCCCATGATGAATGGCTTGCATGGCGTCATGATGAATGTGGCCAAACTGACAGGGCAGATTGACAAGGCAACGCCGGCGGGCAAGAGCAAGGGACGACTGGACTACTGGCCGGATTGGGCGGCAGTTGAAAGTTATTTTGGCTCCAGGAGGCTGTTCCGGGCCTTTGATCCCCGTTGCCTGCAGGACTATATGAGGGCCGGGGTGGAGCAATGGGAAGGGGGCTGGCGATTGCGCTTCCGCCCTGAAGTTGAGGTGGCCATATTCAGGGAGACGCCCACTGCTGCAACGGGTATGCCGCGGTTGAAGGTGCCGGCAGCCATTGTCACGGGCAAGCGGTCGCCTTCACCGTTTCTACACAGTGCGCGTCGAATTGCAAAACGTCATCGCATGATTCACCGGATGGCGGAGGGCAGTCATATGTACCCACTGGAAAAGCCGGAAATGACAATGGCGTTATGCGAAGAGCTACTGTCGTTGCTACTGCAGCAGGAAGCGGCATGATGGCTCCAAAAGAACTCTGCTTTGACGTTTATGGCCAAACTCTCTCTGCGTTGCAGTGGGAGGGTGAAGGGGAGCCGATTCTGGCATTGCATGGGTGGCTGGATAATGCCGCATCCTATGTGCCCCTTGCCGGGGAGCTCGGACGACCCATGGTGGCGCTGGATTTATCCGGGCATGGCCACTCAAGTCATCGTCCTGCTGAAGTAGCCACACATCTGGTGGATCATGTCAGGGATGTGAGAACGGTGGCCCAACAGCTCGGCTGGAAACGCTTTACCTTGATGGGGCACTCGATGGGCGCTGGTATAGCCTGCCTGCTGGCTGGCTCTTGTCCCGAACTGGTGTCGCGGCTGGTTCTGATCGAAGGATTGGGGCCTCCAACTACCAAGCCCGATGAGGTTGCCGAAACCCTGCGCAGGGCCATGGATGACATGGCAGCCCTGAAAGACAAGAAAAAACCGGTTTATAACGATATTAACGATGCGATCGAGGCTCGCACCCGGGGCTTTGGCGGCCTCAGCCATGTTGCTTCTGCACTGCTCGTGGAGCGTGCACTCATGCCAATTGAGGGTGGGTGGACCTGGCGAGCTGACAGCCGCTTGCGACTGACCTCATCGCTACGACTCACCGAAGAGCAGGTAAAGGGCTTTATAAGTGCGATTGTGGCACCGGTTTGCCTGATTCTGGGAGAGCAGGGGATGGGCGGGAACGGCATGTTTGCTCATCGCGTAGAATGGCTCAAGAATGTCGATGTTGTCCGTTTGCAGGGTGGCCACCACCTCCATATGGACGCCCCCCAGGAGGTGGCTGCGGCCATCAACCGTTTCCTTTCCCGCCATTGAGTATCCACTGACCAAAAGCACCAGCCGCCATGGTGCTTCAGCTCAAAGTGTCATGGTATTGGCTTGGGCCTCATCGTTAAGCTGATCGAAAATGAATTCGAGGAGTTGCAACGATGAAAGTGGTAGAGGTGGCATCACTGGCTGAGTACGTTGGCAAGGAGCTGGGGGCATCAGAGTGGTTCGAGATCAATCAGGACCGCATCAATGCGTTTGCTGATGCCACACTGGATCACCAGTTTATTCACGTAGATCCGGAGCAGGCCCAAAATACCCCGTTTGGTTCAACCATTGCTCATGGCTACCTGACGCTCTCTCTTTTGCCGTATCTGCAAAGCACGATTGACGGTTTCCTGATGCCCAAGGGCATGAAGATGGCCATGAACTATGGCTTCGACAAGCTACGCTTCATGGCGCCGGTCAAGGTCGGTAAGCGTGTGCGTGCTGTGGCAACCTTGCTTGAAGCGACTGAAAAGCGTGAGGGACAGTGGTTGCTCAAGTTTGCTTTCAAGGTGGAAATCGAGGGCGAGGAGAAGCCCGCTCTTGCAGCTGAGTGGCTGCTGATGTACTTCGTTTAAACCCCGCCAGCGTTCTCCTGGTCAGGTCTGCCACAGGTTCATGGCAGGCCTGATTTTTTTGTCATTCCTGGTCTCGTCCCTCCATGGCAAATGGTTTGTCCCCTGTCCTTGCATCTGTCTACGCTTACCGTTCGGCGATCAAAGTTTAATCAAATTATCAGGATAATTATTCAACCAGCTGATTTGAAAGAATTTATTGTCGCGTTATGCATGCCGTTGGACTGGTAAACTTTGGGCGATAATCGTAATGTAAGCCTAATGTATTAGGTCCGCTGCATCCGGCAGCTGACTGCCTAACCCAGGGAACGATCATGTGGCACCGCACCCGGCAATGGCTGCGTCGACTAGTGGATAATCGCTCTGCGATCAGTCGTGACTTGCGGCTTGGTTTGTCCCATGCTGCTGACCTGCCTCGTCTCTTTCTGCCGTTGGGGGAAGAGCCTGGTGCGCGCTCGGAGCTTTCCCTGTCTTCGTATTCAAGCGCTAGCGATGCTTTTGTTTCACTGTTTCAGCTGGTAGTTCCAGCTACCCGGGAGTCGATCAG belongs to Alcanivorax sediminis and includes:
- a CDS encoding MaoC family dehydratase; protein product: MKVVEVASLAEYVGKELGASEWFEINQDRINAFADATLDHQFIHVDPEQAQNTPFGSTIAHGYLTLSLLPYLQSTIDGFLMPKGMKMAMNYGFDKLRFMAPVKVGKRVRAVATLLEATEKREGQWLLKFAFKVEIEGEEKPALAAEWLLMYFV
- the xthA gene encoding exodeoxyribonuclease III, coding for MTLISFNINGIRARLHQLQAVIDKYQPTLIGLQETKVHDPEFPEQAVRDMGYHPYYHGQKGHYGVALISREPLENVQYGFPDDGEEAQRRMIIGTLRNSDGTTTTVLNGYFPQGENREHPTKFPAKKKFYEDLQGYLEQSHKPNEQVVVMGDFNISSTDLDIGIGEANRKRWLREGKTSFLPEEREWWDRLVGWGLTDTFRHQNPETDDIFSWFDYRSKGFEREPRRGLRIDTLLATAPLMKKLKHTGVDYELRGMEKPSDHCPVWASFKS
- a CDS encoding alpha/beta fold hydrolase is translated as MMAPKELCFDVYGQTLSALQWEGEGEPILALHGWLDNAASYVPLAGELGRPMVALDLSGHGHSSHRPAEVATHLVDHVRDVRTVAQQLGWKRFTLMGHSMGAGIACLLAGSCPELVSRLVLIEGLGPPTTKPDEVAETLRRAMDDMAALKDKKKPVYNDINDAIEARTRGFGGLSHVASALLVERALMPIEGGWTWRADSRLRLTSSLRLTEEQVKGFISAIVAPVCLILGEQGMGGNGMFAHRVEWLKNVDVVRLQGGHHLHMDAPQEVAAAINRFLSRH
- a CDS encoding alpha/beta fold hydrolase, with the translated sequence MSAVTDEKPVLAFAHANGIPGHSYDTFLAPLEDCYQLFIIDRLGHDPAYPVDAQWHSLSLELEARLAPLPKPIVGMGHSLGSVLMYLVAQRHPEWFSCLLMLDPPMMNGLHGVMMNVAKLTGQIDKATPAGKSKGRLDYWPDWAAVESYFGSRRLFRAFDPRCLQDYMRAGVEQWEGGWRLRFRPEVEVAIFRETPTAATGMPRLKVPAAIVTGKRSPSPFLHSARRIAKRHRMIHRMAEGSHMYPLEKPEMTMALCEELLSLLLQQEAA
- a CDS encoding ion transporter; the protein is MKIRLHPEKLKANLDTLGFLIDLFMIALVIANLALILFDWLFQVSLFQNLLAAHTPAFHTFYRDTIHADFLFYDLCFVAVYLTEFTLRWGVAIARGTYHRWFFYPFAHWYDLLGCIPVGSFRWLRILRVVNLLFRLQRMGIVDLSQTWLGQTLLKYYNIVVEEVSDRVVMQVLSGAQREVGGGSPLLHRIEKEVLAPRQERLVSFVAERIAEATRKTHSEYRVDLAGYFAHLTDEAITRTQAGRRLAAIPVAGPRAIALLGEAVRETGSAFVDQLVDDLATPANRPQLEQLLHDVLDAARGDGEQLDDLLRDTLLDILEQIKQQVAVQQWKLAERAEDLGPKY
- a CDS encoding response regulator — protein: MSSSDFINDEPALPASRVLMVDDTPQNLVALEVVLEDLDCELDSVSSGNAALAKLLKHDYALVLLDVQMPGMDGFEVAKLMRSNKRTENVPIIFVTAISKETRFVQEGYRTGAVDYLFKPIDPMLLQSKVNFFLGLDRQKKRLEAKVAQARKSEAEMKALYGKE